From the Hemicordylus capensis ecotype Gifberg chromosome 1, rHemCap1.1.pri, whole genome shotgun sequence genome, the window TCTGTTCAGTGACTACTGGTTGGTGCTTATTTTCTTCCATGATAAGTTTTTCTGGCTAAGATTGTTAGGAAATCTTCAGACCATGCTAACTTGCTTTGTTTCCTCCTCTCAAGCATCCACAGCTCTGGTGGAAGGCAAGATTAGCAAGAACTTAAAGAAAATTTTAAAGAAGATAGTATCCAAAGATGCTCATGAACAGTTAGCTGTAGCAGATGCCAAACTGGGAGGTGTAATAAAGGTAAAAAACCTAACGTTTTGAGTGTATGGTATTCTGATGAGGTTCTATACTTAAGCCTTGGTGTTCTTTacaattatattatattttatattacatTATATTTTAGAAGTGAGCAATACATTCATTGCAAATTATTGGTGAGCGATGCTATTGTATCATTTGCTGCTGATACAATGGTGCCATACTTACCTGATCTTAAATAAGATTTATCACTTTTGTGATAATGTACTGGCTCATATGGACActgttgtttttgcttttttctgGTCTTCTGGCTGGAATCTcctgttcttcttctttttactcCTTAGACAGTACAGACACTGGGTATGCTCCTCCAACCACCAGGAGGCACGATCTCTGTAGAAGAAAGGTCTGGCAGAGGGAGTAGGACCAGGGAGTACCTCCCATTTTCTCCTGCCCTCTGGCAGACTAATGAAAAATCTTGGTCTGCTGCATTTAAACTTATTCAACTACACATTTTTATCTAAAGAGCCAAATTCGCATGACATCTGGTGATGCTGTATTGAAATAGTGTTTTCAGAATGTTGAGAAAAAATATTGCCTTAAATATTTTATTGCTGGTAACTTCAAGATAAGCTTGCTTATACTGTGTGTCAGTGTTGGAAAAGCTTGTATTTCTTTTAGAATACACGGGTACTGTACAGTAAATGTAGTTGCATAACAAGTCTGTTGTGCAGGTGACTCTCActatccatgggggttctgttctcagctaCAACCGCGAATAATGAAACAgcagataatgagaccttgagtgcCTGGAAACTGGTGCAGTTAGGTTCTTGGAAGGCAAAAAATCATAGAAATGAGCAATAATAGAAcatgccatgctctccaggaatgcccccaatGCTGCCaacttttctgtgaaaaatcatgggggtgGGAGGGTTTCCAAGAGTGACaagatggtggccagaaatgactttggAGGTCATTTTCGGccatctaggaaccacagataggcaaatttCAAGTATTTTTTTGATCTGTGGATAACAAGGTCAGGTGCACATGGCCCAACTGGGGAGACGCGAAACCGTGGGTGCcagaaccatggataatgagggccacctgtataacaCTGATCAGCACAAAAACTGCTGAATGTTTTTTCTGCAGGACAAATTGAACTTAAGTTGCATCCACAGTCCCATGGTTACTGAACTGATGAGAGGCATTCGTACTCAAATTGAAGGGCTTATCACTGGCCTCCCATCACGTGAGATGGCAgcaatgtgtttaggattggcaCACAGGTAATATTTTCTCAGCTTGGACATGTTGTTTCCTGTGTGGTGGTTCTTTGCTCATGGTGAGTGTGAAATGAAATGCAGATATTGGCATCTTAACTCAGTTACATTTACCATGTGATCCTATGCACAGTTAATGAGTTCCCAGTTAAGCATGCATAGAATTATAGCCTTATTCATTACATCACCATGTGCCTTTTGGAACACAAGGTCTCTAGAGTGGATAGGGATCCAATATCTTAGTAACTCTCAAAATTGGCTGCATTTCAGAGAAGCTGTGGAAGATCTGTATGCCCTGTGAGATGATTCCGTTTAACAAAAGCTCCCTTTGAAATGCTGGAATTTGGGTGGTGAGGGGCAGGGATTGTCAGCAGCAGCATGTAGGGACCTGCtgtctttaaaaagcaaaccatCCTTCTTGGTGCATTCCACTTGCACACATAAAAGGGGACTGTTGGATCAGATCTTGGATGCATGAGCGATGGCTGCCATGGTTGTGCTTATACATTATAGGACCATTTCCTCAGAGAGGCTTACGAGTTGCCTTTGTTAACTTTGTTGTGTTGGAGAGACCTTTCCCATGCTGATTTTTTAATCATTCATGTTTATAAGCATTgattctttgttttatttttaattgtacttTTTTCTAAATTTTCTATCTTTGTTTTGGATGCTAGTTTTTAATCTTATTGCACATTGCCTGGAGCACCCTGTGGAATGGCAACTAAAATACTTCAGAGTGGGCTCTGGCCCACAAGAGTTCCTGCCACAATACCCTTGTTTGTCTTCAAGGCACCCCAGAACTCTGATATCTTTTATCCAGTGGTTTGCAAGTCTCTTTAATTCCCTTTTCAGGCTCTCAAGTTGCTACTCTCTTGGACTGCTCCCCCAAATCACACTCATGCTAGAAACTTCCCCCCGACCCTGCAGTGTGTTCTGTCTACTGCTGCCTTAcattttcctcccctgccccctccgtGTTTGGGTTCCTAATGTCATTGGTTCCTGCCTAGGAATaacacaagccataaacactgTTTTAGAGGCCCAAGTTGGTGGCTGTGGCACGTTCTTCTCTCTGAACACCACAGTCATTAGGTAGCTTTCTGATGAatagaagggaaaggaagaatgTCTCAATGGCATTTTGAAGATACATCTCTGCATATGAAGTGTTCTCTTTTGTGACCTCTtcagtacttttaaaaaatgtgatctgGTCTTAGGTTGATCTGAGAAATATTGAGCATATAGAACGAGAGCCACAGTGGAGTACTGAAGCTGGATCAGGGACATTTGGGTTCCAGTCCTTCCTCCCTTCTACATTCTATCTAGTCCTGTGCTAGTATGGCTCACTAACCATTCTGGAtttgccactttttttttttacatttacattttatatcccgctctccctccaaggagcccagagcagtgtactacatacttgagtttctctttcacaacaaagctgtgaagtaggttaggctgagagggaagtgactggcccagagtcacccagcaggtctcatggctgaatggggatttgaacttgggtctccccagtcctagtccagcactctaaccactacaccatgctggctctcctgtaAGAATGTAGTCACTTGTAAGAATGATAATAGGATTCTGCCTTGCAGTGGGGGAGAGGCACGTGAGAGCTTGTAAAACCTATCACGCATTACAAGTGCTATCTAGAACATGGCCAAATCAGTCAGTCATTGGTGCTCTAAGGATGAGTGAGTAGTGTCCGCAGTATTGCGGGTGCAACATGTGCTAGCGCAAggcaccttccccactccctcctacCTTGAGCTCCTCCAAAAAGCTGTGGTTGAGGGTCAGCGggccttcagcagcagcagccgggggTACAGTGTAGGGGGTTGAAGGGAAAGCCTTGGAAACTGTGAGAGATCACTAGTGGAAGCACTGCTTCACTTTCAATTTCCAGGACTACCCTTCTCCCCATGTGGCTCCCTGCATTGCATCCCATGTCATTGCTGCAGGGCGCCTAGGCCTCAGCCCCTGCTTTTCATGGTGCTCAGGTAGGCTAAGTAGAGGGGAGTGGGTGCGGAAGATGCCTTCTGGTGTTACGTGTTATGCCAACAGTACTACGGTGCTATACCTTTTGGTTTCATTGAAGCAAATGCCTACATTTTGTTAAGGAAATGATAGTGtagtttagaacagggattctcaatgttgggtccccagatgttagtggacttcaacttccataatccccagcaccagtggcctttggtgggggattatgggtgttgaagtccaataacatctggggacccaacgttgagagtcCCTGGTTTAGAATATGCATTCACTGCCTTTGTTGattggtggggaggggacagTGTATCCTTGCTGTGTCAGCTGATTGAATGTCAAATTGTTTTCCGATAAAGATGGCTTAACTCTGTCATGTCTATTTTCAGCCTCTCCCGATACAAACTGAAGTTTAGCCCAGACAAAGTTGATACAATGATTGTCCAAGCAATCTGTGAgtacaataaaaaattaaatctcTTGATGAATCTGCCACCAGGTTTTGAATTCTTAGTATGAGGAAAcctcagatgcttttcccagcTTGCCACTGGCTTTCTTAAAATTCTGCTTaaaatcccctccccacccatcatTCTTCCAGcaatagatatttatataccacttttcaacaaaagtccccaaagcagtttacatagagaaataaagatgactccctgtccccaaagggctcacaatctaaaaagaaacatgacagacacctacagcagccactgcagggatgctgtgctagggctggatagggccagttgctttccccctgctcagtaaagagaaccaccacttttaaaaggtgcctctttgctcagttaccaagTCTGTGGAAATCTCCCTTTCCTTATGTTGAGCCTCTCAGCAGAAGAAAAAAAATTTATGTGGCAAGTTGTTTGAAAACCACAGTTGCCAAAATAGGGTGGTCTCTAATTGCACCaagaaaagtaagtgtgtgtgtgtgtagagagtcCTGGATTGGTGGCTCAGGACCATCCAAAATGTTAAGGACAATGTTGTCAATGATGGAAACTTGTTGACCTGAACATAATGATTTATTTCAACACCTCGTCACTACCACTGAGACAACATACTGGAATACCAATTCCTAAGGGCTGTAGACCTGAACCATTCTTGTGTTTGCAACTGTGTTTGGCTGCAAgcaagattttaattttttttgtattcattttgttttgtatttccTTCCAAGGCTTTGAGGGAAGAAAACTGTATAGCTTATGAGTTAGATGGAGGCCAGGACTTCTGACTAAAGCATCCTGCTAAGCCATTGATAGTAACTGAGACTGCCATCAATAGCTAGAAAAGTCTATTAATCCCAGATTTCCCCTGACCAAGTTCACACTCTAGTTACTAAGCCATGCTGAGACTCTAATAGGGCTTTTGATTATTAAATTAGAGTCCATCCAGACACTGCAGGATCCTGGGGTTTTACCCACTTGTTACTTCTAATTCTTCAACTTGAGAAGGTAACTAGTGAACAATCAGATTCTGTCGCTTTGAGGAGATTCATAATTAGTTAAAACATAGGATCTCCCTAGTTCTGTGAGAGATGATCCACAAGGCCAGTGTGCTGAGGATATATTCCTCTTAAAGAAATAACACAGATTCTGATTTGGGGAGTTGGGATTGATGAGAAATAGAACAGTTCCTTTAGCGGGGGACAACAAGAGGTGTGAGGTTTGTACAGAGTAGATTCTGGATACAGCAGTTTCCTCCTTATTCCTCTGGCTGATGTTTTAGTTTCTAAGGTTGGAAAAATCTTTGTCTCCTATAGCCCTTCTGGATGACTTGGACAAAGAACTGAATAACTATATAATGCGCTGTAGAGAATGGTATGGTTGGCACTTTCCTGAACTGGGCAAAATTGTCACAGATAATCTAACCTACTGTAAATGTGTAAAGAAAATCGGTGAGTAATGCTGGGCTCCTGTAGATACATGGTGCGTtcactgcctttgaaaatggacAATTAGTTCTCTCCAATGTCAACTTAAGTTGTGGTTTTGGCCTTTTTACATTGATACTGCTTCTGCCCATATTCTGTCAGACTCAGCTtcagcaattattattattattacatttatatcccgctcttcttccaaggagcccagagcggtgtactacatacttaagtttctctttcacaacaaccctgtgaagtaggctagcctgagagataagtgactggcccagagtcacccagctagtattatggctgaatgaggatttgaactcgggtctccccggtcctagtccagcactctaaccgctacaccacgctggctcaattgAACAGTGACAAATAGTTAGAAGATAGTGTTTTTCAGCTGTCTTCCATAAGCTGGTGGAAATGAAGAGCAAGGCCCAGTGGTTAGTGAGTAGTTCTCATCAGACCATTAGCAAATTTTGTGTAGATGCTCATCCCCGTCACCATTTGGAAGCGTTTTCAGACTGGTATAATTGAGGGGGAGGTACAGCAGACTATGTGTTTGTGCATGCAAAATTACAGCAGTGACTTTTTAAAGAGAAACATCTAATTTAATATGGTCAAAGTAGTCTGCTGGATCCTATATGTGCCTGATCTTATGTATTATGATTGATTTTATGTAGGGTGTCATATTGTTCAATGAGGaccggttcagacatcatgcagaacctCTGTGAAAGCTGGGCTCCATGTGATGTTTCTGCACTTCAGAAGGATGTGATCCACCCTCCTGTTTGCGCATGAGCATCTTCTTcccatctaggttaaaataaaccaaggttGGTCATGATGTCCAAACCCACCGACATTGGTTTATTCTAGCCTGCTTACTTCAAATAAGCAGATATCTGTAACTTATTTCAAATCTTGAGTGCGGATCTCGGCTTATTTGAGGCAAGTTggctagaataagccaagatCAGTGGAATTGGATGTGATCAATCCTGGTTTATTTTAACTTAGATCTTGCGTGAGGATGGGAAGGGGGgtcatctgaaccaacccataAAAGAAACTTTTAGCGATTTAAAACTTCATTTCTGTTGCTGTTTCTTATTTCCACTTACCTTGCTCCACAGGAGACAGAAAAAACTTTGCTAGTTCTGATCTGTCTGAGACCCTACCTGAAGAAGTTGAAGAGGAAGTAAAAgcagctgctgaaatctccatggGGACTGAGGTGTCAGAAGAAGATATATTCAACATACAGCATCTCTGTGACCAGGTGATAAGTAGTGGCAGATTTGGACTTGAAATTTACTGTccatagtttttttttaaaaaccctgtaatAACACATGTTATCCATTTCCAATGTTACAAGAAGTTCACAATCTATTTAAGCCATTGTTTTTCTTCCAGTGGGGTTAATTCTGTTCTGTTATTGAAAGGATCTTAGGTCAGTTCAGTATCCTTGATGGCAATGATGATGCCTGTGTTGATGCTCTCCTGATGTATAAACCATGAGGGTTGCACAGTCACTACCTCTTCTGATGCCATTTTGAATTATTCCTGTTTAGAAGAGTTCAAAAACATTCAGAATGTGAATTTGACTGGACAGAATGCTTTACTCTGAGTCTTTGCCTCTTTTGGGATCCACAGATACCTAGTTACTATGTACGTTAAGATATTGGAATAATATCACACCacacctctttttttaaaaatgagaataaTATATTGATGTGGGAGAGGGATCTGTCTGGAGCTGTTAAAGAATGACAGTTTTGCCAGGTTGTTAATTTTATGAAGAACACTTATAATAAAAAGTTGAATTTAATAGATTTCTGGCCTGCCTATTTCTCATTCTCTTTCCACTCATACTGCCACTTACTTTGTGTACATCTAATGTTTTAAAGGAGCAGTTCGTCAAATACCCAAAATGTATAAGaacattatttattacatttataaaccgccccatccagaggctctgggcagtgtacaacaacttttaaaaagacataaaaacacactgtactaaaaacaattaaaactatttaaaaccaattataatatttttaaaaaaacaataatttacaagccttggaaggtccaggccaaacaaataagtttttagggctctctttaaggccgacagcaagcctaaactgcgcattagacacacacaccactttgctATGTGCTTTTTGATATTACTTGCCTTTAAATTTGTGTGCTGTTCTCAATACTATTTTGTTGCAAATATTGATATACATGAGAACCTCAGTAATCACAGGAGTTCTGTTCTCCGCTACTACCGCggatctggaaactacaactactgagatctggatcaagatccgtcgagatccataagaatgggctctgcgcctgcgcaggagacCACGCGGTAGCCATCCcacagcttgtcgaggcgtccaagccaCGTCCCCACGTGTGCAGCGTGCTATTGTAAGGGGCAGCTGGATGTtgcgttcctcagttcttttctgaccacCTTAGCGTCCAGCCGCCCCTTAAATAGCACACTGCACGCATGGGAGCGTGGTTTGGACGCCTTGACAAGCTGCGGCATGGCTACCAGATTATCAGTTACAGGTTTGCAACCTGTTTTTATTGGTGCAATGGCATCACAGGGGTTAGATTCCTGGAGAAGAAAATTGCCATTTTATTTGTACATTTTCTTTTAAAGACGGGGCTAAAAGGCCctagaaaggtgggggggggttgcttaCCGTGCTCCACGGGTCCCCAGCAGTCAATAAATGCCCCCCAGGAGCTGCAAATCAGCTGAAAATTAACATTTGTGCCtagtattctttttttttttaatgagccgtaaacccctgctaactgggcaaagaggcaccttttactgtgattctctttatttagcagggggagagtaactggctctttccacccccagaacagtacttccagtgactgttgctggtgtctatcttacgtttctttttagaatgtgagccctttggggacagggatccatcttatttgtttgttatttctctgtgtaaaccgccctgagccatttttggaagggcggtatagaaatcgaaataataataaaatgactccctgtgtCAAAATggaggccggaaatgacctctgagctcatttctggccacccacgGATACACGGATTTAAGCCTTTCTTTACCTTGCCGCCGCCCTGCCCCTGGCAtataccaaggtcgggtgtcTATTATCTGGCTGCTGATAGTGAATCCGCGACCAACGAGGCTCTGTACTGCTTTTAGTGCAAAAGAAAATTGTTAATTGCAAAGGAATAGGAACACCGTTTCCTATCCCAAAAGGGttttagatgatgatgatacttCTTAAAAAATCACGaagacatcagcaacagatgCTATGCTTGGGTAAATTGAGATGGTTGCTACTCCTCTCATAAATATAGAAATCCaggtggtgcctctttgctcatttaataGCGTCATTCTTACTCACTCACCTGAGTAAGAATTTTCTATAGACAGAAGCTTCAGTACATTGGTGAATAATAGTTGTTTCTCAAATAGCAGTCATAGGGCCCAAGATTCATTGGGGGTTTGCAAGGATTGACTGGCCTTGTAATATCTTTCAGGTGATCGAGATCTCAGACTATCGAGCACAGCTATATGACTATCTGAAGAACAGGATGATGGCCATTGCACCTAACCTCACAGTTATGGTGGGCGAGCTGGTAGGAGCAAGACTGATTGCTCATGCAGGTATGCTTGGCCACTAAATTGGTACATGTTGGTCTTTGTAACAGTATCCCATTGACATGTTTATGGGTAGCTCTTCACTTCAAGCAGCTCTCTGTCAATGGACTGGGACTCACTCTGTTGATAGGGCCTTTTTGACACTGAATTGTGGACCAGCTATGTTGAAGCTTGTCGGCACTGGCAGGAGCACAGAAGCAGTCAGTGATGATTTTGTTTCAAAGTTTGCCTGATTTCACCCTAGAATATGAAGGCAACTCTAGTCACTACCTCTTCTGAGACCCTTTCTGAGCCCTGCCTGCCCTGTTTATGCGGCATATAGAGGGTTACATAGTGAGACAAAGGAACCTGGGCTTAGTAACCACACTTCTTCTGGGAGTCAGTAGTATCAGATCTCTTTCCCAGGAACTCCTTATCACAACTGACTCATCAGTAAGTTTAGTGAAGAGTTTTATATAGCTGCTTTGTTACCAAGGCTTGATTCTTGTCATGGACCTGTTTTGTAGGCTGCTAACTGCTGTAATTGATGTTGCATCTTTTCTACCACAGGCTCTCTGTTAAATCTAGCGAAGCATCCAGCTTCAACTGTGCAgattttgggtgctgaaaaagCTCTCTTTAGAGCATTGAAGACTAAGCGTGACACTCCCAAGTTTGGTCTGATTTATCATGCTTCTCTTGTGGGACAAACATCAGCCAAGAACAAAGGAAAGGTGAGACGTTGACAAGTTTTTTCTCTAATGGAGATGACTTGAAATTTCATATAAGAAAGTATGTATGATGGGTCTTCAAACCGTGATGTCAGCAAAGCAGATGGCTAAGGAGCCAGTACTTGGGTCTTGGGTATCTTTTGGTTTTTAGAAGGTCTAGTCATATTCAGTGTTCCTCAAGCATTTGGAACCACCAGCATATGTTCCCTGGACATATCTACCTGAAGCCCACCTAAACTAACACCAATAATCTGTTCTTTCAGTGAACATGTGGATGGTTCTCATGTACAGTTGCATGGAACCTACTGTGAAGTGGTATAGTAAGGTAGCACTAGAATAAAACACCATGTCTTTGGCACtgacatctcccccacccccaaattgcaCATTTTTGAAGCAGCAGATCTTCCTGCGTTCTCTTTTGTTCCATTTAAGCTGGCATGATGGCCAGTGGGAATGCAGCCCTTCTCCATCCaacccttctcccctcccctg encodes:
- the NOP58 gene encoding nucleolar protein 58, encoding MLVLFETAAGYAIFKVLDEKKLQEVDSLWKEFETPEKANKIVKLKHFEKFQDTTEALAASTALVEGKISKNLKKILKKIVSKDAHEQLAVADAKLGGVIKDKLNLSCIHSPMVTELMRGIRTQIEGLITGLPSREMAAMCLGLAHSLSRYKLKFSPDKVDTMIVQAISLLDDLDKELNNYIMRCREWYGWHFPELGKIVTDNLTYCKCVKKIGDRKNFASSDLSETLPEEVEEEVKAAAEISMGTEVSEEDIFNIQHLCDQVIEISDYRAQLYDYLKNRMMAIAPNLTVMVGELVGARLIAHAGSLLNLAKHPASTVQILGAEKALFRALKTKRDTPKFGLIYHASLVGQTSAKNKGKISRMLAAKTALTIRYDALGESSSAEMGAENRLKVETRLRHLEEKGIRRISGTGKALARADKYQYKSEVKTYDPSGESTLPLVPKKRKIEVEEGEETVPVKAKKAKIVEIKEEEEEEEEEQEEDEPVKKKKKKEKKKVQEVVVWVEEEEEPPSTSAAVENTEKKKKKKKKIKVEPEDD